A DNA window from Drosophila virilis strain 15010-1051.87 chromosome 4, Dvir_AGI_RSII-ME, whole genome shotgun sequence contains the following coding sequences:
- the Mhc gene encoding myosin heavy chain, muscle isoform X1, with protein sequence MPKPAASQEDEDPTPYLFVSLEQRRIDQSKPYDSKKSCWVPDEKEGYLLGEIKATKGDIVSVGLPGGETKDFKKDQLQQVNPPKYEKAEDMSNLTYLNDASVLHNLRQRYYNKLIYTYSGLFCVAINPYKRYPVYTNRCAKMYRGKRRNEVPPHIFAISDGAYVDMLTNHVNQSMLITGESGAGKTENTKKVIAYFATVGASGKKDESQKNKGSLEDQVVQTNPVLEAFGNAKTVRNDNSSRFGKFIRIHFGPSGKLAGADIETYLLEKARVISQQSLERSYHIFYQIMSGAVAGVKDMCLLSDNIYDYFNVSQGKVTVPSIDDSEEFQLADQAFDILGFTKQEKEDVYKITAAVMHMGGMKFKQRGREEQAEQDGEEEGGRVSKLFGCDTAELYKNLLKPRIKVGNEFVTQGRNVQQVTNSIGALCKGVFDRLFKWLVKKCNETLDTKQKRQHFIGVLDIAGFEIFDYNGFEQLCINFTNEKLQQFFNHHMFVLEQEEYKKEGIEWAFIDFGMDLLACIDLIEKPMGILSILEEESMFPKATDQTFSEKLTNTHLGKSAPFQKPKPPKPGQQAAHFAIGHYAGVVAYNITGWLEKNKDPLNDTVVDQFKKSQNKLLIEIFADHPGQSGGGEQAKGGRGKKGGGFATVSSAYKEQLNSLMTTLRSTQPHFVRCIIPNEMKQPGMVDAHLVMHQLTCNGVLEGIRICRKGFPNRMVYPDFKMRYQILNPGGIVGVDDPKKCGSLILESTTLDPDMYRIGHTKVFFRAGVLGQMEEFRDERLGKIMSWMQAWARGYLSRRGFKKLQEQRVALKVVQRNLRKYLQLRTWPWYKLWQKIKPLLNVSRIEDEIARLEEKAKKAEELHAAEVKVRKELEVLNAKLLAEKTALLDSLSGEKGQLQDFQERNAKLTAQKNDLENQLRDIQERLTQEEDARNQLFQQKKKADQEISGLKKDIEDLELSVQKAEQDKATKDHQIRNLNDEIAHQDELINKLNKEKKMQGESNQKTGEELQAAEDKINHLNKVKAKLEQTLDELEDSLEREKKVRGDVEKSKRKVEGDLKLTQEAVSDLERNKKELEQTIQRKDKELSSITAKLEDEQVVVGKHQRQIKELQARIEELEEEVEAERQARAKAEKQRADLARELEELGERLEEAGGATSAQIELNKKREAELSKLRRDLEEANIQHESTLANLRKKHNDAVAEMAEQVDQLNKLKAKAEKEKNEYYGQLNDLRAGVDHITNEKAAQEKIAKQLQHTLNEVQSKLDETNRTLNDFDASKKKLSIENSDLLRQLEEAESQVSQLSKIKISLTTQLEDTKRLADEESRERATLLGKFRNLEHDLDNLREQVEEEAEGKADLQRQLSKANAEAQVWRSKYESDGVARSEELEEAKRKLQARLAEAEETIESLNQKCIGLEKTKQRLSTEVEDLQLEVDRANAIANAAEKKQKAFDKIIGEWKLKVDDLAAELDASQKECRNYSTELFRLKGAYEEGQEQLEAVRRENKNLADEVKDLLDQIGEGGRNIHEIEKARKRLEAEKDELQAALEEAEAALEQEENKVLRAQLELSQVRQEIDRRIQEKEEEFENTRKNHQRALDSMQASLEAEAKGKAEALRMKKKLEADINELEIALDHANKANAEAQKNIKRYQQQLKDIQTALEEEQRARDDAREQLGISERRANALQNELEESRTLLEQADRGRRQAEQELADAHEQLNEVSAQNASISAAKRKLESELQTLHSDLDELLNEAKNSEEKAKKAMVDAARLADELRAEQDHAQTQEKLRKALEQQIKELQVRLDEAEANALKGGKKAIQKLEQRVRELENELDGEQRRHADAQKNLRKSERRIKELSFQSEEDRKNHERMQDLVDKLQQKIKTYKRQIEEAEEIAALNLAKFRKAQQELEEAEERADLAEQAISKFRAKGRAGSVGRGASPAPRATSVRPQFDGLAFPPRFDLAPENEF encoded by the exons ATGCCGAAGCCAGCTGCCAGCCAGGAGGATGAGGATCCCACCCCATACCTGTTCGTGTCTTTGGAACAAAGACGTATCGATCAATCGAAACCCTATGATTCGAAGAAGAGTTGTTGGGTGCCCGATGAGAAGGAGGGTTATCTTCTTGGTGAGATCAAGGCCACCAAGGGCGATATCGTCTCCGTCGGTCTGCCTGGTGGAGAG ACGAAAGACTTCAAGAAAGATCAGCTCCAGCAGGTGAACCCTCCGAAATACGAAAAAGCTGAGGATATGTCTAACTTGACATACCTTAACGATGCCTCTGTGCTCCATAACTTGAGGCAGAGATATTACAACAAGCTCATCTAT ACCTACTCCGGTCTTTTCTGCGTTGCCATCAATCCCTATAAGCGCTACCCCGTCTATACCAACCGTTGCGCTAAGATGTACCGTGGTAAGCGCCGTAATGAAGTGCCACCCcatatttttgccatttctgaCGGTGCCTACGTCGACATGTTGACCAACCACGTGAATCAATCTATGTTGATTACCGGTGAGTCTGGTgctggtaagactgagaacACGAAGAAGGTCATTGCGTACTTCGCCACTGTTGGCGCTTCTGGCAAGAAGGATGAGTCGCAGAAGAACAAGGGCTCCCTGGAAGATCAGGTTGTGCAAACCAATCCTGTGCTTGAGGCCTTCGGTAACGCCAAGACCGTGCGTAACGATAACTCCTCTCGTTTC GGTAAATTCATCCGTATTCATTTCGGTCCATCTGGTAAACTGGCTGGTGCTGATATTGAGACCT ATCTGTTGGAGAAGGCTCGTGTCATCTCTCAGCAGTCCCTGGAGCGCTCCTACCATATCTTCTACCAGATTATGTCCGGTGCCGTTGCTGGTGTCAaag ACATGTGCTTGCTCTCTGATAACATTTACGACTACTTTAACGTATCCCAGGGCAAGGTCACTGTGCCCAGTATCGATGACTCTGAGGAATTCCAGCTGGCAGAT CAAGCTTTCGACATCTTGGGCTTCACCAAGCAGGAGAAGGAGGATGTGTACAAGATCACCGCCGCTGTCATGCATATGGGTGGCATGAAGTTCAAGCAACGTGGTCGCGAGGAGCAGGCTGAACAGGATGGTGAGGAGGAGGGTGGCCGTGTGTCTAAGCTGTTCGGCTGCGACACCGCTGAGCTGTACAAGAACTTGCTCAAGCCCCGCATCAAGGTCGGTAACGAGTTCGTCACCCAGGGCCGTAACGTCCAGCAGGTCACCAACTCCATTGGTGCTCTGTGCAAGGGTGTCTTCGATCGTCTCTTCAAATGGCTGGTCAAGAAGTGTAACGAGACTCTGGATACCAAGCAGAAGCGTCAGCATTTCATTGGTGTACTGGATATTGCTGGTTTTGAAATCTTCGAC TACAACGGTTTCGAGCAACTGTGTATTAACTTCACCAACGAGAAGTTGCAACAATTCTTCAACCATCACATGTTCGTTTTGGAGCAAGAAGAATACAAGAAGGAAGGTATTGAATGGGCCTTCATCGATTTCGGTATGGACTTGTTGGCCTGTATTGATTTGATTGAAAAG CCTATGGGTATCTTGTCGATTCTTGAGGAAGAGTCTATGTTCCCCAAGGCCACCGATCAGACCTTCTCGGAGAAGCTGACCAACACCCATTTGGGCAAGTCGGCTCCATTCCAGAAGCCCAAGCCACCAAAGCCCGGCCAGCAGGCAGCTCACTTTGCCATCGGCCATTATGCTGGTGTTGTCGCCTATAACATCACCGGTTGGTTGGAGAAGAACAAGGATCCCCTGAACGACACTGTTGTCGATCAGTTCAAGAAGTCGCAGAACAAACTGCTCATCGAAATCTTCGCTGATCACCCCGGCCAGTCCGGCGGCGGTGAACAGGCCAAGGGCGGTCGTGGCAAGAAGGGCGGTGGCTTCGCCACTGTCTCGTCTGCCTACAAGGAGCAGTTGAACAGCTTGATGACAACTCTGCGCTCGACACAGCCTCACTTCGTCCGTTGCATCATTCCCAATGAAATGAAACAGCCTGGCATGGTTGATGCTCACTTGGTTATGCACCAGCTGACTTGTAACGGTGTGCTTGAAGGTATCCGTATTTGCCGTAAAGGTTTCCCCAACAGAATGGTCTACCCCGACTTCAAGATGCG ctATCAAATTCTAAATCCAGGTGGTATTGTTGGCGTTGATGATCCCAAGAAGTGTGGCTCACTTATATTGGAATCCACAACATTGGATCCCGATATGTATCGTATTGGACACACTAAG GTGTTCTTCCGTGCCGGTGTCCTGGGTCAGATGGAGGAGTTCCGTGATGAGCGTCTCGGCAAGATCATGTCCTGGATGCAGGCCTGGGCCCGCGGTTATCTGTCCCGCAGAGGCTTCAAGAAGCTGCAGGAGCAGCGTGTCGCCCTCAAGGTTGTCCAGCGCAATCTGCGCAAATACCTGCAGCTGCGTACCTGGCCCTGGTACAAACTGTGGCAGAAGATCAAGCCTCTGCTCAACGTCAGCCGCATTGAGGACGAAATTGCC CGTCTGGAGGAGAAGGCCAAGAAGGCTGAGGAACTGCATGCCGCTGAAGTGAAAGTGCGCAAGGAGTTGGAGGTCTTGAACGCCAAACTGTTGGCCGAGAAGACCGCCCTGCTGGACTCCCTGTCCGGCGAGAAGGGTCAGCTGCAGGACTTCCAGGAGCGCAACGCTAAGTTGACCGCCCAGAAGAACGACCTCGAGAACCAGCTGCGC GACATTCAAGAGCGCCTGACTCAGGAGGAAGATGCCCGCAACCAGCTGTtccagcagaagaagaaggcCGATCAGGAGATCTCTGGCCTGAAGAAGGACATCGAGGATCTGGAATTGAGCGTCCAGAAGGCCGAACAGGATAAGGCCACCAAGGATCACCAGATCCGCAACTTGAACGACGAGATCGCCCACCAGGATGAGCTCATCAACAAGTTGAACAAGGAGAAGAAGATGCAGGGTGAGAGCAACCAGAAGACTGGTGAGGAACTGCAGGCCGCTGAGGACAAGATTAACCACTTGAACAAGGTTAAGGCCAAGCTCGAGCAGACTCTCGATGAGCTCGAGGATTCGCTGGAGCGCGAGAAGAAGGTGCGCGGCGATGTTGAGAAGTCTAAGCGCAAGGTTGAGGGTGACCTCAAGCTGACCCAGGAGGCTGTTTCCGATCTGGAGCGCAACAAGAAGGAGTTGGAGCAGACCATCCAGCGTAAGGACAAGGAATTGTCCTCCATCACCGCCAAGCTGGAAGATGAGCAGGTCGTTGTTGGCAAACACCAGCGCCAGATCAAGGAACTGCAGGCCCGCATTGAAGAGCTCGAGGAGGAGGTCGAGGCCGAGCGTCAGGCCCGCGCCAAGGCTGAGAAGCAGCGCGCCGATTTGGCCCGCGAACTCGAGGAATTGGGTGAGCGTCTGGAGGAGGCTGGCGGTGCCACCTCTGCCCAGATTGAGCTGAACAAGAAGCGTGAGGCTGAGCTGAGCAAACTGCGTCGCGATCTTGAGGAAGCCAACATCCAGCACGAATCCACCCTGGCCAACCTGCGCAAGAAGCACAACGATGCCGTCGCTGAGATGGCCGAACAGGTTGATCAGCTCAACAAGCTGAAGGCCAA GGCTGAGAAGGAGAAGAACGAGTACTACGGCCAGCTGAACGATCTGCGTGCCGGTGTTGATCACATTACCAACGAGAAG GCTGCCCAGGAGAAGATCgccaagcagctgcagcatacCCTCAACGAGGTCCAGTCCAAATTGGATGAGACCAACAGGACTCTGAACGATTTCGATGCCAGCAAGAAGAAGCTGTCCATTGAGAACTCCGATCTGTTGCGTCAATTGGAGGAAGCCGAGTCTCAGGTGTCGCAGCTGTCCAAGATCAAGATCTCCTTGACCACCCAGCTGGAAGATACCAAGCGTTTGGCCGATGAGGAGTCTCGCGAACGCGCCACCCTTTTGGGCAAGTTCCGCAACTTGGAGCACGACCTCGACAACTTGCGCGAGCAGGTTGAGGAGGAGGCTGAGGGCAAGGCTGATTTGCAGCGTCAACTCAGCAAGGCTAACGCTGAGGCCCAGGTCTGGCGCAGCAAGTACGAGTCCGATGGTGTTGCCCGCTCTGAGGAGCTGGAGGAGGCCAAGAGGAAGCTGCAGGCCCGCCTTGCCGAGGCTGAGGAGACCATCGAGTCGCTCAACCAGAAGTGCATCGGCCTGGAGAAGACCAAGCAGCGCCTGTCCACCGAAGTCGAGGACTTGCAGCTGGAGGTCGACCGTGCCAATGCCATTGCCAACGCCGCCGAGAAGAAGCAGAAGGCCTTCGACAAGATCATTGGCGAATGGAAGCTTAAGGTTGATGACTTGGCCGCTGAGCTGGATGCCTCCCAGAAGGAGTGCCGCAACTACTCCACCGAGTTGTTCCGTCTTAAGGGTGCCTACGAGGAAGGCCAGGAACAGCTGGAGGCTGTGCGTCGTGAGAACAAGAACTTGGCCGATGAGGTTAAGGATCTGCTCGACCAAATCGGTGAGGGTGGCCGCAACATCCATGAAATCGAGAAGGCCCGCAAGCGCCTGGAAGCCGAAAAGGACGAGCTCCAGGCTGCTCTTGAGGAAGCCGAGGCTGCTCTCGAACAGGAGGAGAACAAGGTCCTCCGCGCTCAACTTGAGCTGTCCCAGGTGCGCCAGGAAATCGATCGCCGCATCCAGGAGAAGGAAGAGGAATTCGAGAATACCCGCAAGAACCACCAGCGCGCTCTCGACTCCATGCAAGCCTCCCTCGAAGCCGAAGCCAAGGGCAAGGCTGAGGCGCTGCGCATGAAGAAGAAGTTGGAAGCCGACATCAACGAATTGGAAATTGCTCTGGATCATGCCAACAAG GCTAACGCCGAGGCCCAGAAGAACATCAAGCGCTACCAACAGCAGCTCAAGGACATCCAGACTGCCCTTGAGGAAGAACAGAGAGCCCGCGATGATGCCCGCGAACAGCTGGGTATCTCCGAGCGTCGTGCCAACGCTCTGCAGAACGAACTGGAAGAGTCTCGCACTCTGCTGGAGCAGGCCGATCGCGGTCGTCGCCAGGCCGAGCAAGAGCTGGCCGATGCCCACGAACAGCTGAACGAAGTTTCCGCCCAGAACGCTTCCATCTCCGCTGCCAAGAGGAAATTGGAGTCTGAGCTGCAGACCCTGCACTCTGACCTGGATGAGCTCCTGAACGAAGCCAAGAACTCCGAGGAGAAGGCCAAGAAGGCTATGGTTGATGCTGCCCGCCTGGCTGATGAGCTCCGCGCTGAGCAGGATCATGCCCAGACCCAGGAGAAATTGAGAAAGGCCCTGGAACAGCAGATCAAGGAATTGCAGGTGCGTCTGGATGAGGCTGAGGCCAATGCCCTTAAGGGTGGCAAGAAGGCTATCCAGAAATTGGAGCAGCGCGTCCGCGAGCTCGAGAACGAGCTGGATGGTGAGCAGAGAAGACACGCCGATGCCCAGAAGAACTTGCGCAAATCTGAGCGCCGCATCAAGGAGTTGAGCTTCCAGTCTGAGGAGGACCGCAAGAACCACGAACGCATGCAGGATCTGGTCGATAAGCTGCAACAGAAGATCAAGACATACAAGAGGCAGATCGAGGAAGCCGAGGAAATCGCTGCCCTCAACTTGGCCAAATTCCGCAAGGCCCAGCAGGAGCTCGAGGAAGCCGAGGAGCGTGCCGATCTGGCTGAGCAGGCAATTAGCAAATTCCGCGCCAAGGGACGTGCCGGTTCTGTCGGTCGTGGTGCCAGCCCAGCG CCCCGTGCGACATCCGTTAGGCCACAATTCGACGGATTGGCTTTCCCACCAAGATTCGACCTTGCTCCTGAAAACGAATTCTAA